In Phaeobacter inhibens DSM 16374, the following proteins share a genomic window:
- a CDS encoding FAD-binding protein: MTPQSEAELAQIIAGATAPLAVSGGGTRGLSTGGETLSVAGLNGVTLYEPGALTLVVQAGTSVEEVQALLAGENQRLAFEPMAHRGLLGTKGTPTIGGVFAANVSGPRRIQCGAARDFLLGVRFVDGRGEVLSNGGRVMKNVTGYDLVKLMAGSHGTLGVLSEVSLKVLPCSEACATVTVHVADLTPAVAAMSTALGSPYDVTGAAYDPATAMVHIRVEGFEASVTYRAEALKMALGKFGEVSLALGAGDALWEGIRDVAAFHDRPGDVWRISVKPSDAVALAPALEAEGLLFDWGGGLIWALVPAGRDLRSRLTVPGYATLVRASAQTRAELGQFQPQPGPLAAISGGLRRQFDPRGILNPGLMG, translated from the coding sequence ATGACACCTCAGAGTGAGGCCGAGCTGGCCCAGATCATAGCAGGGGCAACAGCGCCTCTGGCTGTCAGCGGCGGTGGCACCCGCGGTCTGTCGACGGGCGGTGAGACGCTCAGTGTGGCGGGTCTCAACGGCGTCACACTTTATGAGCCCGGGGCCCTGACACTGGTTGTGCAGGCAGGCACATCGGTGGAGGAGGTGCAGGCGCTGTTGGCGGGGGAAAATCAGCGGCTGGCCTTTGAGCCGATGGCTCATCGCGGGTTGCTTGGAACCAAAGGAACGCCGACGATAGGCGGGGTGTTTGCGGCCAATGTCTCTGGCCCCCGACGTATCCAATGCGGCGCGGCACGGGATTTCCTGCTGGGGGTGCGCTTTGTCGACGGGCGTGGCGAGGTGCTGAGCAATGGCGGCCGGGTGATGAAGAACGTGACCGGTTACGACCTCGTGAAGCTGATGGCGGGTTCTCATGGCACCCTGGGGGTATTGAGCGAGGTGTCGCTGAAGGTTCTGCCGTGTTCGGAGGCCTGCGCGACGGTGACAGTGCATGTGGCTGATCTGACGCCGGCGGTCGCCGCGATGTCGACGGCGCTCGGCTCGCCCTATGATGTGACCGGCGCGGCCTATGATCCGGCTACAGCTATGGTTCATATTCGGGTTGAGGGGTTTGAGGCCTCCGTCACCTATCGCGCGGAGGCTCTCAAAATGGCGCTTGGTAAATTTGGAGAGGTGAGCCTTGCCCTTGGTGCCGGGGATGCATTGTGGGAAGGGATCCGCGATGTCGCGGCGTTTCATGACCGACCGGGGGATGTCTGGCGAATCTCGGTCAAGCCGTCGGATGCAGTTGCACTGGCGCCTGCGCTGGAGGCGGAGGGTTTGCTGTTCGACTGGGGCGGAGGGCTGATCTGGGCGCTGGTTCCGGCAGGGAGGGATCTGCGGTCCCGGTTGACGGTGCCGGGTTACGCGACTTTGGTGCGCGCCAGCGCGCAGACACGGGCGGAGCTAGGCCAGTTCCAGCCGCAACCGGGGCCACTCGCCGCGATATCGGGGGGGCTGCGACGCCAATTTGACCCCCGTGGCATTCTTAATCCGGGACTGATGGGGTAG
- a CDS encoding trypsin-like serine peptidase has product MRLCALVLTVVTAFYATVAAAQEAGLRRLTDRDDLLGWEAVGRLELNGQGFCTGTLIAPDLVLTAAHCVYGQGHTPRPADQITFRAGLRGGVAIAERGALQIAAHPGFRPGGRLDLENIRHDVALIRLAAPVTSGSANAFALHSGQDYGSDISVTSYGMGRAEALSRQRHCNLMAERADVMMIDCNVTFGSSGAPVFSQVGGRGRILALISGGGLYGGKQVAFGMKLPQRVDELKAQLRRNPVAAPDRRIKRIRVGSGTSAGGAKFVRPGG; this is encoded by the coding sequence ATGAGACTCTGCGCGCTTGTCCTGACTGTGGTGACGGCGTTCTATGCGACTGTGGCAGCGGCACAGGAGGCCGGGTTACGTCGTCTCACCGACCGCGATGACCTTCTGGGTTGGGAGGCAGTCGGGCGGCTGGAGCTGAACGGGCAGGGGTTTTGCACCGGAACGCTGATTGCCCCGGATCTGGTGTTGACTGCGGCGCATTGTGTCTATGGTCAGGGCCATACCCCACGCCCGGCTGACCAGATCACTTTTCGCGCGGGTCTGCGTGGCGGGGTGGCAATTGCCGAGCGCGGGGCACTGCAGATTGCAGCGCATCCCGGGTTTCGACCGGGCGGGCGGCTTGATCTTGAGAACATCCGCCACGATGTCGCATTGATCCGTCTGGCGGCCCCTGTGACCAGCGGATCGGCGAATGCCTTCGCGCTGCATTCCGGTCAGGACTATGGCAGCGATATATCGGTGACGTCCTACGGGATGGGCCGTGCTGAGGCTTTGTCGCGCCAGCGCCATTGCAATCTGATGGCTGAGCGCGCGGATGTGATGATGATCGACTGCAATGTAACTTTCGGCTCCTCCGGTGCACCAGTGTTCTCGCAGGTGGGCGGGCGCGGGCGTATTCTGGCGCTGATTTCCGGCGGTGGCCTATACGGTGGAAAGCAGGTGGCCTTTGGCATGAAACTGCCGCAGAGGGTGGACGAGCTGAAAGCACAGCTGCGACGCAATCCAGTGGCGGCACCGGATCGGCGCATTAAGCGTATCCGCGTGGGCAGCGGTACGTCGGCAGGCGGCGCGAAATTTGTCCGCCCCGGCGGCTAA
- a CDS encoding alpha/beta hydrolase: MELDDAYSNGAYIENADSYPPRWAASAEDFRNAMRDRSRLDVPYGEGARHRYDLFLPEGAAKGLMIFVHGGYWMAFDKSSWSHLAVGALAHGYAVAIPSYDLCPEVRIADITQQIASAVTAIAAEVEGPISLAGHSAGGHLVARMLDRELLPEEVGERIAAVVPISPLADLRPLLRTTMNTKFKLDAANAAAESPIDMEHRYPADVTVWVGGDERPAFLDQAVWLAEAWEVDHVIAFGKHHFNVIEPLADPESDLVAVLVK, translated from the coding sequence ATGGAGCTCGACGACGCGTATTCAAATGGCGCCTATATCGAAAATGCTGACAGCTATCCGCCGCGCTGGGCGGCCTCTGCCGAGGATTTTCGCAACGCGATGCGTGACCGGTCCCGGCTGGATGTGCCCTACGGCGAGGGGGCCAGGCACCGCTATGATCTGTTTCTTCCCGAAGGTGCAGCCAAGGGGCTGATGATCTTTGTGCATGGCGGTTATTGGATGGCGTTCGATAAATCCAGCTGGTCGCATCTGGCTGTGGGGGCGTTGGCGCACGGCTATGCGGTCGCCATTCCCTCCTATGATCTTTGCCCAGAGGTACGGATTGCTGATATCACCCAACAGATCGCCTCAGCTGTCACCGCCATCGCTGCCGAGGTGGAGGGACCGATTTCGCTGGCGGGCCATTCCGCAGGCGGGCATCTGGTGGCGCGCATGTTGGACCGGGAACTTTTGCCGGAGGAGGTGGGTGAACGGATTGCCGCGGTGGTGCCGATCTCACCGCTTGCGGATCTGCGGCCTCTGCTGCGCACCACGATGAACACCAAGTTCAAGCTGGACGCAGCAAACGCTGCCGCAGAAAGCCCAATTGACATGGAACATCGCTATCCGGCGGATGTCACAGTCTGGGTGGGCGGTGACGAGCGCCCGGCCTTTCTGGATCAGGCCGTCTGGCTGGCCGAAGCCTGGGAGGTGGATCATGTCATTGCGTTCGGCAAACATCATTTCAACGTGATCGAACCCTTGGCCGATCCCGAAAGCGATCTGGTCGCGGTCTTGGTCAAATAA
- a CDS encoding trypsin-like serine peptidase — MSVKKPIRQRTLSLAAALLSVGLAYVAAPKGARADDSRLQRLETTEAGRDWQAVGRLDVNGEGFCTGALIAPDLVLTAAHCLYDRDSRTRIAPQTIEFLAGWRNGRASAYRSIRQAVIHPSYIYDGKVSTDRVRNDIALLQLQRPIRNTTVTPFETDQRPQKGARIGVVSYAHDRSEAPSLQDVCAVMARQEGVLVMSCDVDYGSSGAPVFSFDAGRPKIVSVVSAKAEVSGQQVALGSALAEELALLRAQLTGSRIGGQMPPGVGRVKVGERRSNSGAKFISQ; from the coding sequence ATGAGCGTAAAGAAACCGATCCGGCAGCGGACGCTGTCACTGGCGGCAGCGCTGCTCTCTGTCGGACTGGCCTATGTTGCCGCGCCGAAAGGTGCGAGAGCTGATGACAGCCGCCTGCAACGGCTGGAAACTACAGAGGCTGGGCGCGATTGGCAGGCGGTCGGTCGGCTTGACGTTAACGGAGAAGGCTTCTGTACCGGCGCATTGATTGCGCCTGATTTGGTGCTGACAGCGGCGCATTGTCTTTATGACCGCGATAGCCGTACCCGGATCGCACCGCAGACCATCGAATTTCTTGCGGGATGGCGCAACGGGCGCGCCTCGGCCTATCGCAGTATCCGCCAGGCGGTCATCCACCCCAGCTATATCTACGATGGCAAAGTATCGACAGACCGGGTGCGCAACGATATCGCACTGCTGCAGTTACAACGGCCCATTCGCAATACCACTGTGACACCCTTTGAAACCGACCAGCGTCCGCAAAAAGGCGCGCGGATTGGTGTGGTGTCCTATGCACACGACCGCTCGGAGGCTCCGTCGTTGCAGGATGTCTGTGCAGTGATGGCCCGGCAGGAGGGCGTGTTGGTGATGTCCTGCGATGTGGACTATGGCTCTTCCGGGGCGCCGGTGTTTTCCTTTGACGCAGGTCGCCCCAAGATCGTTTCGGTGGTCTCTGCCAAGGCAGAGGTCTCCGGTCAGCAGGTCGCGCTTGGGTCTGCTCTGGCAGAGGAATTGGCGCTGTTGCGTGCGCAGCTCACCGGCAGCCGGATTGGCGGGCAGATGCCCCCCGGAGTTGGCCGCGTGAAAGTGGGTGAACGTCGGAGCAATTCCGGTGCAAAGTTCATCAGCCAATGA
- a CDS encoding Hsp20 family protein encodes MRSFDFAPLHRATIGFDQIADLMDRALSSDVAQPSYPPYNIEKTAADAYRISIAVAGFSEADLGVEVKENALVVSAKKSEDDSDRTYLHRGIATRAFERRFTLADHVRVTGASHSDGMLHIDLQREVPEALKPRRIEISTGKAPELDAKTVN; translated from the coding sequence ATGCGTAGTTTTGATTTTGCACCGCTGCACCGGGCCACCATTGGCTTTGACCAGATTGCCGACCTGATGGATCGCGCCCTGAGCTCTGACGTCGCGCAGCCGAGCTACCCCCCTTACAACATCGAAAAAACCGCCGCAGATGCCTATCGTATCTCGATTGCAGTTGCCGGCTTCTCCGAGGCTGATCTGGGTGTCGAGGTGAAGGAAAACGCGCTGGTCGTTTCGGCGAAGAAGTCCGAAGACGACAGCGACCGGACTTACCTGCATCGCGGCATCGCCACCCGCGCGTTTGAGCGTCGGTTCACTTTGGCCGACCATGTGCGCGTCACCGGTGCAAGCCACTCCGACGGCATGCTGCACATTGATCTGCAGCGCGAGGTGCCCGAGGCACTGAAACCGCGCCGGATCGAAATCTCAACCGGCAAGGCGCCGGAACTGGACGCCAAGACCGTCAACTGA
- a CDS encoding esterase-like activity of phytase family protein, with the protein MSTRLLCLTSALALTAGIAQADTSFNRIASFPVVQNMAAGEDITRESSPEIIDATADGMTLVYTDSPLGALGLIDITDPANPAPKGNIALPGEPTSVAVVGTTAYVGVNTSKSYTQPSGLLKAFDISTGAETGSCDLGGQPDSVAKSKDGAFLAVAIENERDEDLNDGLMPQMPAGNLVMINTANGGLDCASMKVIGLTGLAEIASDDPEPEYVSINGLGETVVTLQENNHLVILSKDGKVQNHFSAGAVDLEGIDATDERGALIFTESQEGRLREPDAVTWIDDNHFATANEGDYNGGSRSWTIYNKDGTVVYDSGTSFEHAIVQIGHYPDKRSDAKGVEPESVTFAEFDGTPYVFVGAERASVVGVYDVTDPTNPVLTQLLPSGVGPEGYAVIPERGLLVSANEKDLIEDKGPRAHVMMYELQNGAPTYPHLTSADADELIGWGALSGMVADADGMIYAVNDSFYGFQPSIFKIDPSQTPARIVDVIRIHRQDGNPAQKLDLEGITLDGKGGFYVASEGRSDRVVPHAIYHVNKDGLIKAKKGEIGLPAELMAVERRFGFEGITKVGDTLWMAVQREWKDDPKNHVKLVSYNLETKEWGAVHYPKAEPDTGWVGLSEIVAHGDYVYVIERDNQHDFRAVTKKVYRVSLAEMTPAPLGGPLPVVNKELVRDLLPDLTATGGYVLDKVEGLAITAEGEGFITTDNDGVDDASGETMFFSIGQMNTPTVN; encoded by the coding sequence ATGTCCACGCGCCTTTTGTGCCTGACCTCTGCCCTCGCGCTCACCGCTGGTATCGCGCAGGCAGACACTTCATTTAATCGTATCGCGTCCTTTCCCGTGGTCCAGAACATGGCCGCAGGTGAAGACATCACACGCGAAAGTTCTCCCGAAATCATCGACGCGACTGCGGACGGCATGACGCTGGTCTATACCGACAGCCCGCTGGGGGCTCTGGGCCTGATCGACATCACCGATCCTGCGAACCCGGCCCCCAAGGGAAATATCGCGCTGCCGGGTGAGCCGACCTCCGTTGCTGTTGTTGGCACCACGGCCTATGTCGGTGTGAACACATCCAAGAGCTACACACAGCCCTCCGGTCTGTTGAAAGCCTTTGACATCAGCACTGGCGCCGAGACTGGCTCTTGCGATCTGGGCGGTCAGCCGGATTCTGTTGCCAAGTCCAAGGACGGGGCCTTCCTCGCCGTTGCGATTGAAAACGAACGTGACGAAGATCTGAACGATGGCCTGATGCCGCAAATGCCCGCGGGCAATCTGGTGATGATCAACACCGCAAACGGCGGCTTAGATTGTGCCTCTATGAAGGTAATCGGCCTTACAGGCCTGGCGGAGATTGCCAGCGACGATCCCGAGCCGGAGTATGTCTCCATCAATGGGCTTGGGGAGACGGTTGTTACTCTTCAGGAAAACAACCATCTTGTGATCCTGTCCAAGGATGGCAAGGTCCAGAACCATTTCTCAGCTGGGGCGGTCGATCTTGAAGGTATCGACGCCACGGACGAACGCGGCGCATTGATCTTCACCGAAAGCCAAGAGGGCCGCCTGCGTGAGCCCGACGCCGTCACTTGGATTGACGACAACCACTTCGCCACTGCAAACGAAGGCGATTACAACGGCGGCTCTCGCAGCTGGACGATCTATAACAAAGACGGCACCGTCGTTTATGACAGCGGCACCTCCTTTGAACATGCCATCGTGCAGATTGGCCATTACCCGGACAAACGCTCTGATGCCAAAGGCGTCGAACCCGAAAGCGTGACCTTCGCTGAATTTGACGGCACGCCCTATGTGTTCGTTGGTGCAGAACGCGCATCAGTGGTGGGGGTCTATGATGTTACAGACCCCACCAATCCGGTTCTAACCCAGCTGCTGCCCTCTGGCGTTGGGCCAGAAGGATACGCCGTCATCCCCGAACGCGGTCTGCTGGTCTCGGCCAATGAGAAGGATCTGATCGAAGACAAAGGCCCACGCGCCCATGTCATGATGTATGAATTGCAGAACGGTGCACCGACCTATCCGCATTTGACTTCTGCCGACGCGGATGAGCTGATCGGCTGGGGCGCGCTCTCCGGGATGGTCGCAGATGCTGACGGTATGATCTATGCGGTCAACGACAGCTTCTACGGCTTCCAGCCCTCGATCTTCAAGATTGACCCCAGTCAGACACCTGCGCGTATCGTCGACGTGATCCGCATCCATCGGCAGGACGGCAACCCGGCCCAGAAACTGGATCTGGAAGGCATCACACTGGACGGCAAAGGTGGGTTTTACGTCGCCTCTGAAGGGCGCAGCGACCGTGTCGTTCCCCATGCGATCTACCACGTCAACAAAGATGGGCTGATCAAAGCCAAAAAGGGCGAAATCGGTCTGCCAGCCGAGCTGATGGCCGTCGAGCGCCGCTTTGGCTTTGAAGGCATCACCAAAGTGGGCGACACGCTCTGGATGGCCGTTCAGCGCGAATGGAAAGACGACCCGAAGAACCACGTCAAACTGGTGTCCTACAACTTGGAAACCAAGGAATGGGGCGCGGTTCACTATCCCAAGGCAGAGCCCGACACCGGTTGGGTCGGCCTGTCAGAGATCGTGGCCCATGGCGACTATGTTTATGTCATTGAGCGCGACAACCAGCATGACTTCCGCGCTGTGACCAAAAAGGTCTACCGCGTTTCCCTCGCTGAGATGACACCAGCGCCGCTCGGCGGGCCACTCCCGGTGGTCAACAAGGAGCTGGTGCGTGATCTGCTGCCGGATCTGACGGCGACCGGCGGCTATGTTCTGGATAAGGTCGAAGGGCTGGCTATCACTGCCGAGGGAGAAGGTTTCATCACAACCGACAATGATGGGGTCGATGATGCCTCCGGCGAGACGATGTTCTTTTCCATCGGTCAGATGAACACGCCGACAGTCAACTGA
- a CDS encoding NAD-dependent succinate-semialdehyde dehydrogenase, protein MLDATTDLKSLLTDPSLLEPRAYIGGAFVDGADGTFEVKNPARGDVIANVADVSRSQVAGAIAQAEVAQKDWSKWTGKERANVLRKWFDLMMENQEDLAVILTAEMGKPLAESRGEIGYGASFIEFFAEEAKRIYGETIPGHQRDKRITVLKQPIGVAASITPWNFPNAMITRKAGPALAAGCAFVARPAELTPLSATALAVLADRAGIPAGVFNVVTSSNASETGKEFCENNAVRKLTFTGSTEVGRILMRQAADTVMKCSMELGGNAPFIVFDDADLDAAVEGAIMCKFRNNGQTCVCANRIYVQAGVYDAFAEKLKEAVAKMTVGDGLAEGVQFGPLINENAVEKVKSHIADAKEKGAEVILGGNPSELGGTFFEPTIITGATQDMVFSQDETFGPMAPLFKFDTEDDVIEMANDTIFGLASYFYAKDLSRVYKVAEALEYGIVGVNTGIISTELAPFGGVKQSGLGREGSHHGIEDYLEMKYICMSV, encoded by the coding sequence ATGCTCGACGCAACCACTGACCTGAAATCACTGCTCACCGACCCTAGCCTACTAGAACCCCGTGCCTATATCGGCGGGGCGTTTGTCGATGGCGCGGACGGCACATTCGAGGTGAAGAACCCGGCGCGTGGCGATGTGATTGCCAATGTGGCGGATGTCAGCCGGTCGCAAGTGGCCGGCGCCATCGCGCAGGCAGAAGTCGCTCAGAAGGATTGGTCCAAATGGACCGGCAAAGAACGTGCAAATGTTCTGCGCAAATGGTTTGATCTGATGATGGAGAACCAAGAGGATCTGGCTGTGATCCTGACCGCCGAGATGGGCAAGCCCCTCGCCGAGTCGCGCGGTGAGATCGGTTATGGCGCGTCCTTCATTGAGTTCTTTGCAGAAGAAGCCAAACGTATCTATGGCGAGACCATTCCCGGCCATCAGCGCGACAAGCGCATCACCGTGCTGAAACAGCCCATTGGGGTGGCCGCCTCGATCACACCCTGGAATTTCCCCAATGCGATGATCACCCGCAAGGCGGGCCCGGCGTTGGCGGCGGGCTGTGCCTTTGTTGCGCGGCCTGCCGAATTGACGCCGCTGTCGGCGACCGCGTTGGCCGTGCTGGCAGACCGTGCGGGCATTCCGGCGGGCGTCTTCAACGTCGTGACCTCTTCCAATGCCTCGGAAACAGGCAAAGAGTTCTGCGAGAACAACGCCGTGCGCAAGCTGACCTTTACCGGATCTACCGAAGTGGGGCGCATCCTGATGCGACAGGCGGCCGACACCGTGATGAAATGTTCAATGGAACTGGGCGGCAACGCGCCGTTCATCGTGTTTGATGATGCCGACCTCGACGCCGCAGTCGAAGGCGCGATCATGTGCAAGTTCCGCAATAACGGCCAGACCTGCGTCTGCGCTAATCGGATCTATGTCCAGGCAGGTGTTTACGATGCCTTTGCGGAAAAACTGAAAGAGGCCGTCGCCAAGATGACGGTTGGCGACGGGTTGGCTGAGGGCGTGCAGTTTGGCCCGCTGATCAACGAGAACGCGGTGGAAAAGGTCAAATCCCACATCGCCGATGCAAAAGAAAAAGGCGCCGAAGTGATCCTGGGCGGCAATCCATCGGAGCTGGGCGGCACATTCTTTGAGCCGACAATTATCACAGGTGCCACGCAGGACATGGTATTCTCTCAGGATGAGACCTTTGGCCCGATGGCGCCGCTGTTTAAGTTTGATACCGAAGACGACGTGATCGAAATGGCCAATGACACGATCTTTGGCCTGGCCTCCTATTTCTACGCCAAGGATCTGAGCCGGGTCTACAAAGTGGCCGAGGCGCTGGAATACGGTATTGTCGGGGTCAACACCGGCATCATCTCAACCGAGCTGGCCCCCTTTGGTGGGGTAAAGCAGTCGGGGTTGGGCCGTGAAGGCAGCCACCATGGCATCGAAGACTACCTTGAGATGAAATACATCTGCATGTCTGTATGA
- the glcF gene encoding glycolate oxidase subunit GlcF, giving the protein MQTTFSEKQLRDPGTQRANEILRSCVHCGFCTATCPTYQVLGDELDSPRGRIYLIKDMLENERVPDAKTVKHIDRCLSCLACMTTCPSGVHYMHLVDHARAYIDKHYNRPWSDRALRWLLARILPYPGRFRLALIGAKLAQPFKRLVPDARLRAMLDMLPRHIPPVSRNDDPQSFAAKAPRRKRVALMTGCAQKALNTDINDATIRLLTRLGCEVVVAAGAGCCGALTHHMGREEESHATAAKNIRAWTDEIDGQGLDAIVVNTSGCGTTVKDYGHMFRNDALAEDAARVSALAMDISELLIQLDLPEGAHKETTVAYHAACSLQHGQQIKTYPKTLLKRAGFTVVEPADSHLCCGSAGTYNLLQPEISAELKARKVKTLEAKHPDLIAAGNIGCMMQIGSATDIPILHTVELLDWATGGPKPRALAAGGPGADPRAGEIPILR; this is encoded by the coding sequence ATGCAGACGACATTCAGCGAAAAGCAGCTGCGCGATCCGGGCACCCAGCGCGCAAATGAAATCCTCAGGTCCTGTGTGCATTGCGGCTTCTGCACTGCGACCTGCCCGACATATCAGGTGTTGGGCGATGAGCTGGATAGCCCGCGCGGCCGCATCTACCTGATCAAGGATATGCTGGAAAACGAACGGGTTCCGGATGCTAAAACCGTCAAGCATATTGACCGCTGCCTCAGCTGTCTGGCCTGCATGACCACCTGCCCGTCGGGGGTGCATTACATGCACCTTGTGGATCATGCGCGCGCTTATATCGACAAACACTATAACCGGCCTTGGAGTGATCGTGCCCTGCGCTGGCTTCTGGCGCGGATCCTCCCGTATCCGGGGCGGTTTCGTCTCGCTTTGATCGGGGCCAAGCTGGCACAGCCCTTTAAAAGGCTGGTACCTGATGCCCGTTTGCGTGCCATGCTGGATATGCTGCCGAGGCATATCCCACCGGTGAGCCGCAATGATGACCCGCAAAGCTTTGCCGCCAAAGCACCGCGCAGAAAACGCGTTGCCCTGATGACAGGCTGTGCGCAAAAGGCACTCAATACCGATATCAATGACGCCACCATCCGTCTGCTGACCCGGCTGGGGTGTGAGGTTGTTGTCGCCGCGGGGGCGGGCTGCTGCGGCGCGCTGACCCATCACATGGGGCGCGAGGAAGAAAGCCACGCGACCGCTGCGAAGAACATCCGCGCCTGGACCGATGAAATTGACGGGCAGGGGCTGGACGCCATTGTTGTCAACACCTCGGGCTGCGGCACAACAGTCAAGGACTATGGCCATATGTTCCGCAATGACGCACTGGCGGAGGATGCGGCGCGGGTCTCGGCCCTTGCTATGGATATCTCTGAGTTATTGATTCAGCTGGATCTGCCCGAGGGTGCGCATAAGGAAACAACGGTGGCCTATCACGCGGCCTGTTCCCTGCAGCATGGGCAGCAGATCAAGACATACCCGAAGACGCTCCTGAAGCGCGCGGGCTTCACGGTGGTAGAGCCCGCTGACAGTCACCTCTGCTGCGGCTCGGCCGGGACCTATAATCTGCTGCAGCCGGAAATTTCGGCTGAGTTGAAGGCACGCAAGGTAAAGACACTGGAAGCCAAGCACCCGGATCTGATCGCCGCGGGCAATATTGGCTGTATGATGCAGATCGGCTCCGCTACGGATATCCCGATCCTACATACGGTGGAGTTGTTGGATTGGGCAACCGGAGGTCCGAAACCACGGGCGCTGGCGGCGGGTGGGCCGGGTGCAGATCCCCGCGCGGGAGAGATCCCGATCCTTAGATGA
- a CDS encoding aminopeptidase P family protein yields the protein MTSRPEMYRFHNGEKAPLQFAVSEYEARIAGLRKIMAETGVTAAVFTSMHNISYYSGFTYCAFGRPYGMVVTASEAVTISAGIDAGQPWRRSFCDNITYTDWQRDNFWRAIKSVSGDGAVVGYESDHLTLLQKAKLEHFLTPSQLVDLYEPTMRQRMGKSAAELDMIRAGAAVADVGGFAIRDAVKEGAREIDVAMAGRDAMELEIAKRFPDAEYRDSWVWFQSGINTDGAHNPVTARTLQRGDILSLNTFPMISGYYTALERTMFVKEVDAESLRIWEANVAAHELGISLLKPGASCAEITHQINAFFEEQDLLQYRTFGYGHSFGVLSHYYGREAGLELREDIDTVLEPGMVISMEPMLTIADGQPGAGGYREHDILIIHEDDNENITKYPYGPEFNVVG from the coding sequence ATGACTTCACGTCCTGAAATGTATCGTTTTCACAATGGTGAAAAGGCGCCGCTGCAATTTGCTGTCTCCGAATATGAGGCGCGGATCGCAGGCCTGCGCAAAATCATGGCAGAGACCGGCGTAACCGCCGCTGTCTTCACTTCGATGCACAATATCTCCTACTATTCGGGCTTTACCTACTGCGCTTTCGGTCGCCCCTATGGCATGGTGGTCACCGCTTCCGAGGCTGTGACCATTTCCGCCGGGATCGACGCAGGCCAGCCCTGGCGCCGGTCGTTCTGCGACAACATTACCTATACCGACTGGCAGCGTGACAACTTCTGGCGTGCGATCAAATCGGTTTCAGGCGATGGCGCGGTTGTCGGCTACGAGAGCGATCACCTGACCTTGCTGCAGAAGGCAAAACTGGAACACTTCCTGACCCCGTCGCAGCTGGTTGATCTGTATGAGCCGACCATGCGCCAGCGCATGGGCAAATCTGCTGCAGAGCTCGATATGATCCGCGCCGGTGCCGCAGTGGCAGACGTCGGCGGCTTTGCGATCCGGGACGCGGTAAAGGAAGGCGCGCGTGAGATTGATGTGGCGATGGCAGGTCGCGATGCGATGGAGCTGGAAATCGCCAAACGTTTCCCGGATGCGGAGTACCGCGACAGCTGGGTCTGGTTCCAGTCCGGCATCAACACCGATGGGGCTCATAACCCGGTGACAGCCCGCACCCTGCAGCGTGGCGATATCCTGTCGCTGAACACCTTCCCGATGATCTCCGGCTATTACACTGCGCTGGAACGGACCATGTTCGTGAAGGAAGTGGACGCCGAAAGTCTGCGCATCTGGGAGGCCAATGTTGCAGCCCATGAGCTGGGCATCTCGCTGCTGAAACCGGGCGCAAGTTGTGCGGAGATCACCCATCAGATCAATGCCTTCTTTGAAGAGCAGGACCTGCTGCAATACCGCACTTTCGGCTATGGCCATTCATTTGGCGTGCTGTCGCATTATTATGGTCGTGAGGCGGGGCTTGAACTGCGCGAGGACATCGACACGGTGTTGGAGCCGGGGATGGTGATCTCGATGGAGCCGATGCTGACCATCGCCGATGGCCAGCCCGGTGCAGGTGGGTACCGCGAGCATGACATTCTGATTATCCATGAGGATGACAATGAAAACATCACCAAATACCCCTACGGGCCGGAGTTTAACGTCGTCGGCTAA